The proteins below are encoded in one region of Haladaptatus sp. R4:
- a CDS encoding PRC-barrel domain-containing protein: MPSILAENLSGKAVMGSDGTELGMLYNITMNLKTGGLSSLVVEPDEQLDTDTVNLDMNEDGHFELPVNRVQAVKDYIVVQR; encoded by the coding sequence ATGCCGAGCATACTCGCTGAAAACCTCTCGGGGAAGGCCGTCATGGGTTCTGACGGTACGGAACTGGGAATGCTCTACAACATCACCATGAACCTGAAGACGGGGGGGCTGTCGAGTCTCGTCGTCGAACCCGACGAACAGCTCGACACCGACACCGTGAACCTCGACATGAACGAGGACGGTCATTTCGAACTGCCCGTAAACCGAGTGCAGGCGGTCAAAGATTACATCGTCGTTCAGCGGTAA
- a CDS encoding NOB1 family endonuclease: MYILDSSAFINEYHTTQQTASIPMVQEELEGEHAFRFDAMEGSGMHIHIPRDDAVEKVRRAADHTGDLDVLSDTDIRLIASAFELDGTLVTDDYAMQNVSDRLDVSVEVIAQDGIEEQRNWSFQCAGCGREFDEKKERCPICGSPLTRKNPN, encoded by the coding sequence ATGTACATCCTAGATTCCTCAGCGTTTATCAACGAGTACCACACCACCCAACAGACCGCGTCAATTCCGATGGTTCAGGAGGAACTGGAGGGCGAACACGCCTTCCGGTTCGACGCGATGGAGGGTTCGGGAATGCACATTCACATCCCGAGAGACGACGCCGTCGAGAAAGTCCGACGCGCGGCGGACCACACGGGCGATTTGGACGTGCTCTCGGACACGGACATCCGGCTCATCGCGTCCGCGTTCGAACTCGACGGAACGCTCGTCACCGACGACTACGCGATGCAGAACGTCTCCGACCGACTCGACGTTTCCGTCGAAGTCATCGCGCAGGACGGCATCGAGGAACAACGAAACTGGTCGTTCCAGTGTGCGGGTTGTGGTCGGGAGTTCGACGAGAAGAAAGAGCGCTGTCCGATCTGTGGCAGTCCCCTCACGCGGAAAAACCCGAACTGA
- a CDS encoding CPBP family intramembrane glutamic endopeptidase, translating to MEDGTATSSGESSNQPSHARMVQAVLRSGALGALGLFAISLWATVLVALAGGTGVGVMVQSALSIVSLGLGTGTIALAVIAKRGLDYVDFEVPSRRDLGYALAGIVAILLLTYLSSALLSLFGVQEASHSVEQTAKSGNPEILLLFIPLSWLIIGPCEELLYRNIIQKSLYDTFSGYGAVVVASVIFALAHVFVYSSGSTPAQLGGTLATIFLLSLVLGTVYLKTENLTASALVHGTFDAIAFATIYLQFTS from the coding sequence ATGGAAGACGGTACCGCGACGAGTTCGGGCGAGTCCTCGAACCAGCCTTCACACGCTCGGATGGTACAAGCAGTGCTCCGAAGCGGTGCCCTCGGGGCGCTTGGTCTCTTCGCTATCTCCCTCTGGGCGACCGTGCTAGTCGCTCTGGCGGGGGGAACGGGCGTCGGCGTGATGGTACAGTCCGCGCTGAGCATCGTTTCGCTCGGACTCGGAACCGGGACGATTGCGCTGGCCGTCATCGCCAAGCGTGGACTCGATTACGTCGATTTCGAGGTTCCGAGTAGGCGTGATCTCGGCTACGCCCTCGCGGGGATCGTGGCGATATTGCTACTAACGTATCTCAGTTCCGCGCTCCTGTCGCTGTTCGGGGTCCAAGAGGCGAGTCACAGCGTCGAGCAGACGGCGAAAAGCGGGAATCCAGAGATACTCCTCCTTTTCATCCCGCTCTCGTGGCTCATCATCGGGCCGTGTGAGGAACTGTTGTACCGGAACATCATTCAAAAATCGCTGTACGATACGTTTTCAGGCTACGGTGCCGTCGTCGTCGCGAGCGTGATCTTCGCGCTCGCACACGTCTTCGTGTACAGTTCGGGTTCGACGCCTGCACAACTGGGAGGGACACTCGCCACGATATTCCTCCTCTCGCTCGTGCTCGGGACGGTGTATCTCAAAACGGAGAACCTCACCGCGTCCGCGCTCGTTCACGGCACGTTCGACGCCATCGCTTTCGCCACGATATACCTCCAGTTCACGAGCTAA
- a CDS encoding BGTF surface domain-containing protein, producing MALVAFLTLSLVTGVTTAHGRYAPDSVGSTPFSHDKTPANNSAVSIRHGGDSISLDAASNQTIRGNTTLDPGTKLEVQVHATKQFFMSDSVTVQPNRSFNASFNFSEYEPGTEFGVAVGYPRNNSTEIDVLATADGVLQRPEKSAAGSTTTRNTTATMTSTTATTRTDATMASTTSSTTPTNRAINDTTDTDSVTETMANERTASDGQPGFGIVIALFALVGIGLVRRNA from the coding sequence ATGGCACTCGTGGCATTTCTCACTCTCTCGCTCGTCACGGGTGTGACAACGGCCCACGGACGGTACGCCCCCGATTCGGTGGGGAGCACGCCGTTCAGCCACGACAAAACACCGGCAAACAACAGCGCCGTTTCGATCCGGCACGGAGGGGATTCGATCTCCCTCGACGCTGCGTCCAATCAGACGATTCGCGGGAACACCACGCTCGATCCCGGGACGAAGCTCGAAGTGCAAGTCCACGCCACGAAGCAGTTCTTCATGTCCGATTCGGTGACCGTGCAACCGAACCGCAGCTTCAACGCCTCGTTCAACTTCAGCGAATACGAACCCGGCACGGAGTTCGGCGTCGCCGTCGGTTACCCACGGAACAACTCGACGGAAATCGACGTGCTGGCGACTGCCGACGGAGTCCTCCAGCGACCGGAGAAATCTGCCGCCGGTTCGACGACTACGAGGAACACGACAGCCACGATGACTTCGACGACGGCGACGACACGGACGGACGCGACGATGGCATCGACCACGTCGAGCACCACGCCGACCAACCGAGCGATAAACGACACCACCGACACGGATTCCGTGACCGAAACGATGGCGAACGAACGGACGGCGAGCGACGGTCAACCGGGATTCGGAATCGTGATCGCACTGTTCGCGCTCGTCGGAATCGGTCTCGTCCGTCGAAACGCATAG
- a CDS encoding glucose-6-phosphate isomerase, producing MRVDLGNALDSVASPGVSRDTLSRLDDRVADAHERIETGRANDEHGYAALNLPETTNPAEIRTAVEPFADVETVLTVGIGGSALGAATLAHGLESDVDAYFLDNVDPEHVASLLDGISLADTAVNVVSRSGTTAETLANFLVVRDAMESAGVDWTEQTFVTTGEEGNLRNLADRHDLPALDVPDGVPGRFSMLSTVGLACAAIQGHDIEAVLDGAQAEADRLGGSLFESPAYAYGAITYALDERGAGINAMMPYAESLETYAEWFAQLWAESLGKDGVGQTPVRALGATDQHSQLQLYRAGPSDKMVTFVRPTERADRSIPETDLPGLEYLGGSSLGTLLSAEFEATEASLAASGQPNVRLEIDRVDEYGLGELCYCLEAACVLAGELYSVETFNQPAVEWGKRAARGLLGGGEFEEAEAVAEKSKLVVE from the coding sequence ATGCGAGTTGATCTCGGCAACGCTCTCGACAGCGTCGCCTCGCCCGGCGTCTCGCGCGACACACTGTCCCGATTGGACGACCGCGTCGCGGACGCCCACGAGCGAATCGAAACCGGACGAGCGAACGACGAACACGGCTACGCGGCCCTGAACCTTCCGGAGACGACGAATCCGGCGGAGATCCGGACCGCAGTCGAACCGTTCGCCGACGTCGAGACGGTGCTAACGGTCGGCATCGGCGGCAGCGCGCTCGGCGCGGCGACGCTCGCGCACGGACTGGAGTCGGACGTGGACGCCTACTTCCTCGACAACGTGGACCCCGAACACGTCGCGTCCCTGCTCGACGGGATTTCGCTCGCCGACACCGCGGTCAACGTCGTCTCACGGTCCGGAACGACGGCGGAGACGCTGGCGAACTTCCTCGTCGTCCGCGACGCGATGGAGTCGGCGGGCGTGGATTGGACCGAGCAGACGTTCGTCACGACGGGCGAAGAGGGGAACCTCCGCAACCTCGCCGACCGTCACGACCTGCCCGCGCTCGACGTTCCCGACGGCGTCCCGGGTCGATTTTCGATGCTCTCGACGGTCGGACTGGCGTGTGCCGCGATCCAGGGCCACGACATCGAGGCGGTCCTCGACGGCGCGCAGGCCGAGGCCGATAGATTAGGGGGGTCGCTGTTCGAGTCGCCAGCGTACGCCTACGGGGCCATCACCTACGCGCTGGACGAACGCGGCGCGGGGATCAACGCGATGATGCCCTACGCCGAATCACTGGAGACGTACGCGGAATGGTTCGCGCAACTGTGGGCCGAAAGTCTGGGGAAAGACGGCGTGGGACAGACACCGGTACGTGCACTCGGTGCGACCGACCAGCACTCACAACTCCAACTGTACCGGGCCGGACCGTCGGACAAGATGGTGACGTTCGTCCGTCCGACGGAACGGGCGGACCGTTCGATTCCCGAGACCGACCTCCCCGGTCTCGAATATCTGGGCGGGAGCAGTCTCGGAACGCTCCTGTCGGCCGAGTTCGAGGCGACCGAGGCGAGTCTCGCGGCGTCCGGGCAACCGAACGTCCGTCTGGAAATCGACCGCGTCGACGAGTACGGGCTCGGCGAACTCTGTTACTGCTTGGAAGCGGCGTGTGTCCTCGCGGGCGAACTGTACAGCGTCGAGACCTTCAACCAACCCGCCGTCGAATGGGGCAAGCGCGCCGCCCGCGGCCTTCTCGGTGGCGGCGAGTTCGAGGAGGCGGAAGCAGTCGCCGAAAAATCAAAGCTGGTTGTCGAATAA
- a CDS encoding proteasome-activating nucleotidase: MSRSPSVPDRPTLELDPDMSDEERLSALQDHFTDITKVNDKLRERVDAAAERHDNLSEEVDKLQRENEMLKTTSLYVATVEDVTDDGIIIKQHGNNQEVLTDVAVQMRSDIEAGDRVAVNDSFTIQRVLDTEKDARAQAMEVDASPSVTYEDIGGIGDQIREVREAVEEPLVNPEQFEEAGIEPPSGVLLHGPPGTGKTMLAKAVANETDATFIKMAGSELVQKFIGEGAKLVRDLFSLAAEREPAVIFIDEIDAVASRRTDSKTSGDAEVQRTMMQLLSEMDGFEDRGNIRIIAATNRFDMLDSAILRPGRFDRLIEVPNPDAEGRRRILEIHTQRMNLADGVDFDRLSEETDGFSGAEIESLTTESGMVAIRDERTEVTMADFEDALEKMEAGDDTTVPNLRYAY; the protein is encoded by the coding sequence ATGTCACGTAGTCCATCCGTTCCCGACCGTCCAACGCTTGAACTGGACCCGGACATGTCCGACGAGGAGCGCCTGTCGGCACTTCAAGATCATTTTACGGATATCACCAAAGTCAACGACAAACTGCGTGAGCGCGTCGATGCGGCCGCGGAGCGACACGACAACCTCTCCGAGGAAGTCGACAAACTACAGCGCGAAAACGAGATGCTGAAAACGACTTCGCTGTACGTCGCGACCGTCGAGGACGTTACCGACGACGGCATCATCATCAAACAACACGGCAACAACCAGGAAGTGCTGACCGACGTGGCGGTCCAGATGCGGTCCGATATCGAGGCAGGGGACCGCGTCGCGGTCAACGATTCGTTCACCATCCAACGGGTGTTGGACACCGAAAAGGATGCCCGTGCGCAGGCGATGGAAGTCGACGCGTCGCCGAGCGTCACCTACGAGGACATCGGTGGCATCGGCGACCAGATTCGGGAAGTCCGGGAAGCGGTCGAGGAACCGCTCGTCAACCCGGAACAGTTCGAGGAGGCCGGTATCGAACCCCCGAGCGGCGTCCTCCTCCACGGACCGCCGGGAACCGGGAAGACGATGCTGGCGAAAGCGGTCGCCAACGAAACCGACGCCACGTTCATCAAGATGGCCGGGTCGGAACTCGTCCAGAAGTTCATCGGCGAGGGTGCGAAACTCGTCCGCGACCTGTTCTCGCTCGCGGCCGAACGCGAACCCGCCGTCATCTTCATCGACGAAATCGACGCCGTCGCCTCGCGGCGGACCGACTCGAAGACATCGGGCGACGCCGAAGTCCAGCGGACGATGATGCAACTGCTCTCGGAGATGGACGGCTTCGAGGACCGTGGCAACATCCGCATCATCGCGGCGACCAACCGCTTCGACATGCTCGACAGCGCCATCCTCCGCCCCGGTCGCTTCGACCGCCTCATCGAAGTGCCCAACCCGGACGCGGAGGGCCGTCGCCGTATCCTCGAAATCCACACCCAGCGCATGAACCTCGCCGACGGCGTGGACTTCGACCGCCTGTCCGAGGAAACCGACGGCTTCAGCGGTGCGGAGATAGAGAGCCTGACCACCGAATCCGGCATGGTCGCCATCCGCGACGAGCGGACCGAAGTCACCATGGCCGACTTCGAAGACGCGCTCGAAAAGATGGAAGCCGGTGACGACACGACGGTCCCGAACCTGCGGTACGCCTACTAA
- the pepF gene encoding oligoendopeptidase F: MSSVPERSDIDAQYKWDLESIYATDDEWEDAYEDVEERLSELEEYEGQVTEDGETLLTILRLTDELGREVSMVASYARMRSDEDTSNQEYQALASRAQSLASRAGSATSFIEPEIQSLDREELDRMIAETDGLEEYEHALDDTIRMKEHTRSAEIENLLAEFGEVTGAPNEIYSMLSNADMTFPTVENPDGESVEITQSNFVNLLKNQDREFRQTVYENYFDEWSDVRNSVGAAYKNSVKSDVKYARARNYETAREAALDGPNVPVEVYDNLLDTVRDNLDKLHKHVELKRESLGVDELQMWDVYMPMTDTESPDLDYDQAVEYVVDAVGVLGDDYQSRVAEGIESQWIDVYETKDKRAGAYSGGTYDTQPFILMNYQDDISSMYTLAHELGHSLHSQLTSEEQPYAYSGYEIFVAEVASTVNEALLTHHLLETVEDPDLRRHILNEYLERFRSTLYRQTLFADFEHQVHQLAENDEALTPDRIDGVYGDLKREFYEPAVVDDRIEREWMRIPHFYRAYYVYQYSTGISAAVALADKILEEGEPAAERYLDFLRNGSREYPLELLQGAGVDMSSPEPIQRALDVYGERLDEMEELL; this comes from the coding sequence ATGAGTTCTGTTCCCGAACGGAGCGATATCGACGCCCAATACAAGTGGGATCTGGAGAGCATCTACGCGACAGACGACGAGTGGGAGGACGCCTACGAGGACGTGGAGGAGCGGTTGAGCGAACTCGAAGAGTACGAGGGACAGGTCACCGAGGACGGCGAGACGCTCCTCACGATACTTCGACTCACCGACGAACTCGGACGCGAAGTGTCGATGGTCGCCTCCTACGCTCGAATGCGAAGCGACGAGGACACGTCCAACCAGGAGTACCAAGCGCTCGCCTCGCGTGCCCAGTCGCTCGCGTCCCGTGCGGGAAGCGCGACGAGTTTCATCGAACCGGAGATACAGTCGCTCGACCGCGAGGAACTCGACCGGATGATCGCGGAAACGGACGGATTGGAGGAGTACGAACACGCGTTGGACGACACGATCCGGATGAAAGAGCACACCCGCTCGGCCGAGATCGAGAACCTGCTCGCGGAGTTCGGCGAAGTCACCGGCGCGCCGAACGAGATTTACAGCATGCTTTCGAACGCCGACATGACGTTCCCGACGGTCGAAAACCCCGACGGGGAGTCGGTCGAAATCACCCAGAGCAACTTCGTCAACCTCCTCAAAAATCAGGACCGCGAGTTCCGCCAGACCGTCTACGAGAACTATTTCGACGAGTGGAGCGACGTTCGAAACTCGGTCGGTGCGGCGTACAAAAACAGCGTCAAATCCGACGTGAAGTACGCCCGCGCCCGGAACTACGAGACCGCACGCGAGGCCGCGTTGGACGGCCCGAACGTTCCCGTCGAGGTGTACGACAACCTCCTCGATACCGTCCGTGACAACCTCGACAAACTCCACAAGCACGTGGAACTCAAACGCGAGAGTCTCGGCGTGGACGAACTGCAGATGTGGGACGTGTACATGCCGATGACGGACACCGAAAGCCCGGACCTCGATTACGACCAAGCGGTCGAGTACGTCGTGGACGCGGTGGGAGTGCTCGGTGACGACTATCAGTCGCGTGTCGCCGAGGGGATCGAGTCGCAGTGGATCGACGTGTACGAGACGAAGGACAAACGAGCGGGTGCCTACAGCGGCGGAACCTACGACACCCAGCCGTTCATCCTGATGAACTATCAGGACGACATCTCCTCGATGTACACGCTGGCACACGAACTCGGTCACTCTCTTCACTCGCAGTTGACGAGCGAGGAACAACCCTACGCGTACAGCGGGTACGAAATCTTCGTCGCCGAAGTCGCCAGCACGGTCAACGAAGCGCTGTTGACCCACCACCTCCTCGAAACGGTCGAGGACCCCGACCTCCGCCGACACATCCTGAACGAGTATCTGGAACGGTTCCGTTCGACGCTCTACCGACAGACGCTGTTCGCCGATTTCGAGCACCAAGTACACCAACTCGCGGAAAACGACGAGGCGCTCACGCCCGACAGGATCGACGGGGTGTACGGCGACCTGAAGCGCGAGTTCTACGAACCCGCCGTCGTCGACGACCGAATCGAGCGCGAATGGATGCGTATCCCGCACTTCTATCGCGCCTACTACGTCTACCAGTACAGCACGGGGATCAGCGCCGCCGTCGCGCTGGCGGACAAGATTTTGGAGGAAGGCGAACCCGCCGCGGAACGGTATCTCGACTTCCTGCGTAACGGGTCGCGCGAGTACCCGCTCGAACTGCTTCAAGGTGCGGGCGTGGATATGAGTTCGCCCGAACCCATTCAGCGCGCGCTGGACGTGTACGGCGAGCGACTGGACGAGATGGAAGAACTGCTCTAA